The following proteins are co-located in the Dietzia timorensis genome:
- a CDS encoding nitroreductase family deazaflavin-dependent oxidoreductase, with product MGILTPLAVRIGSISWMPRLLPQIVTVDRTIQRLSGHRLTLLDIAGLPNVTLVVKGRKSGIERETQLLAAPTEDGWLVAGSYFGSAAMPQWVGNVRAADEATVRHHGTDTLCGAVELTGAARSAAWDRLLEVWPNFDLYERRTDRTIPVFALQPRGRA from the coding sequence ATGGGAATCCTCACCCCGCTGGCCGTCCGCATCGGTTCCATCTCGTGGATGCCGCGCCTGCTGCCGCAGATAGTCACCGTCGACCGCACGATTCAGCGGCTCAGCGGACACCGGCTCACGCTGCTCGACATCGCAGGCCTGCCCAACGTCACCCTGGTCGTGAAGGGCCGCAAGAGCGGAATCGAACGCGAGACGCAGTTGCTCGCCGCGCCGACCGAGGACGGCTGGCTGGTTGCGGGCTCCTACTTCGGGAGCGCCGCGATGCCGCAGTGGGTGGGCAACGTGCGCGCGGCGGATGAAGCCACGGTTCGCCACCACGGCACGGATACGCTGTGCGGCGCCGTCGAACTCACCGGCGCCGCCCGCTCCGCGGCTTGGGATCGGCTACTCGAGGTGTGGCCGAACTTCGACCTCTACGAGCGTCGAACCGATCGCACCATCCCGGTGTTCGCACTTCAGCCGCGCGGGCGGGCCTAG
- a CDS encoding O-acetyl-ADP-ribose deacetylase — protein sequence MSIRVLSGDITEFRADAIVNAANSSLLGGGGVDGAIHRAGGPAILAECRELRRTSFPDGLPTGQAVATGAGSLPATWVVHTVGPVYGRDDAGLLDSCYAESLRVAAELGAKSVAFPLVSAGVYGWPKDDAVRRALRGFAGAPAPVAAIALVLFDPEDVALAGDIAASEGIELES from the coding sequence ATGAGCATCCGAGTCCTGTCCGGCGATATCACCGAGTTCCGCGCCGACGCGATCGTCAACGCGGCAAACTCCTCGCTGCTCGGCGGCGGGGGAGTGGACGGCGCGATCCACCGCGCGGGAGGCCCCGCGATCCTCGCCGAATGCCGCGAGCTGCGGCGCACCTCGTTCCCCGATGGCCTTCCCACAGGTCAGGCCGTGGCCACCGGCGCCGGTAGCCTGCCCGCAACGTGGGTCGTGCACACCGTGGGTCCGGTATATGGACGCGATGACGCCGGACTTCTCGATTCCTGCTACGCCGAGAGCCTCCGCGTGGCGGCGGAACTGGGGGCGAAATCGGTCGCGTTTCCGCTGGTATCGGCCGGCGTCTACGGTTGGCCGAAAGACGATGCCGTGCGACGCGCCCTACGCGGCTTCGCGGGCGCGCCCGCGCCGGTCGCAGCGATCGCGCTCGTGCTTTTCGACCCGGAGGATGTCGCCCTCGCAGGGGACATCGCCGCCTCCGAAGGGATCGAGCTCGAGAGCTGA
- a CDS encoding SdpI family protein — protein MEIWAIFVLALVALSNLSVAVVGYLAANGSLRRNKLVGIRTDLTLANDKAWYVAHSAGGPAITIGAVAGLLAMILPIAVIGLSEIGVIVAAILAVALLLIGLAIGGTQGHRAARIALSTRA, from the coding sequence ATGGAGATCTGGGCGATATTCGTACTCGCGCTGGTGGCGCTGTCGAACCTGTCCGTCGCAGTTGTCGGCTACCTCGCGGCGAACGGCTCGCTGCGCCGCAACAAGCTCGTCGGGATCCGCACCGACCTTACGCTCGCCAACGATAAGGCCTGGTACGTGGCGCATTCGGCGGGCGGGCCCGCGATCACGATCGGCGCGGTGGCCGGCCTGCTCGCGATGATTCTGCCGATCGCGGTGATCGGGCTCAGCGAGATCGGCGTGATAGTGGCGGCGATTCTCGCGGTCGCGCTCCTGCTCATCGGGCTCGCCATCGGCGGCACGCAGGGACACCGCGCGGCACGGATCGCGCTGAGCACGCGCGCATAA
- a CDS encoding esterase/lipase family protein, producing MPSSARKPHVSYSFLAGAEFAIRFPGHQLPGVNKWNERPSEERPVPVVLIHGTAGSGTTNWYTLAPYLINRGFSVFTITYGALPDAKFPMSELGGLRDIAENSVPEVAGFVDKVLASTGAEQVDLVGHSQGCVVAGAIAKHARPGKVRKVVSLASPWHGVGSARLERMLTSMRLRQLVAGAFLAGESLVRGSKFLNDLWDPDGTPYARGVEYTNVATRFDEFVWPHTTSLVEPPQGGEYSVRNIVLQQGCMLDFVDHAALPSDPRAVDYVLDALDPGAGHKIRCLPVAPVHGGILPGWLTDRRL from the coding sequence GTGCCCTCCTCCGCGCGCAAGCCGCACGTGTCGTACAGCTTCCTGGCCGGCGCCGAGTTCGCGATTCGTTTTCCGGGGCACCAGCTGCCCGGCGTCAATAAGTGGAACGAGAGGCCGTCCGAGGAACGCCCCGTCCCGGTCGTGCTCATCCACGGCACCGCCGGCAGCGGCACGACGAACTGGTACACGCTCGCGCCGTACCTGATCAATCGCGGATTCTCCGTGTTCACCATCACCTACGGCGCGCTGCCGGACGCCAAGTTCCCGATGTCCGAACTCGGCGGGCTGCGAGATATCGCGGAGAACTCCGTCCCCGAGGTCGCCGGATTCGTCGACAAGGTGCTCGCATCGACCGGAGCCGAACAGGTCGACCTCGTCGGACATTCACAAGGCTGCGTTGTCGCCGGGGCGATCGCCAAGCACGCTCGCCCGGGCAAGGTACGCAAGGTAGTCAGCCTCGCGTCTCCGTGGCACGGCGTCGGCTCGGCAAGGCTCGAACGCATGCTGACGTCGATGCGGCTCCGTCAGCTCGTCGCCGGGGCATTCCTCGCAGGTGAAAGCCTCGTGCGCGGTTCGAAGTTTCTCAATGATCTCTGGGATCCAGACGGCACTCCCTACGCGCGGGGCGTCGAGTACACGAACGTCGCGACGCGTTTCGACGAGTTCGTCTGGCCCCACACGACCTCGCTGGTCGAGCCGCCGCAGGGTGGCGAGTATTCGGTCCGGAACATCGTGTTGCAGCAGGGGTGCATGCTCGACTTCGTCGACCACGCCGCCCTGCCCTCGGATCCGCGCGCGGTCGACTACGTGCTCGACGCGCTCGATCCGGGTGCCGGCCACAAGATCCGCTGCCTGCCCGTGGCCCCGGTGCACGGCGGGATTCTGCCGGGCTGGCTCACCGACCGTCGCCTGTAG
- a CDS encoding aldo/keto reductase — MPNKIRLSSNAEFKVSPIGFGGMALSHVYGGGLSDHDARATLDEAIDAGITFIDTADVYGEPRPGTEGPAGTNEEMLAPLLAKRRTDVQLASKFGITGVPLSADEGAKPGKSGVDGRPEYVRSAAEASLRRLGVDTIDLYYLHRPDPNVPIEETVGAMAKLVEAGKVRHLGLSEVTSDELRRAHATSPITAVQSEWSLWSRDVEDHVVPACAELGVGFVPYSPLGRGFLTGTLTKEQVASDFRSQTARMGEGWDANQKALTALADVAAETGASHAQVALAWLRAKGEQYGLSVVPIPGSRKSSRMIENLGCVDVHLTATQIEALDGIAAAVSGGRNIVPNPEWISGGRE, encoded by the coding sequence ATGCCAAATAAGATCCGCCTCTCCTCCAACGCCGAGTTCAAGGTGTCCCCGATCGGCTTCGGCGGCATGGCGCTGTCCCACGTATACGGCGGAGGACTCAGCGACCACGATGCCCGCGCCACGCTCGACGAGGCGATCGACGCCGGCATCACCTTTATCGACACCGCCGACGTCTACGGCGAGCCGCGTCCCGGAACCGAAGGCCCGGCCGGCACGAACGAGGAGATGCTCGCCCCGCTCCTCGCGAAGCGGCGCACCGACGTGCAACTTGCGAGCAAGTTCGGCATCACAGGCGTCCCGTTGTCGGCCGACGAGGGCGCGAAACCGGGCAAGAGCGGCGTCGACGGCCGCCCCGAGTACGTTCGTTCTGCGGCGGAGGCATCGCTGCGCCGGCTCGGCGTCGACACGATCGACCTCTACTACCTGCACCGCCCCGACCCGAACGTCCCCATCGAAGAGACCGTCGGCGCGATGGCCAAGCTCGTGGAGGCAGGCAAAGTCCGCCACCTCGGCCTTTCAGAAGTGACGTCGGACGAGCTTCGTCGCGCCCACGCCACCAGCCCGATCACCGCAGTACAGAGTGAGTGGAGCCTGTGGTCCCGAGACGTCGAGGACCACGTCGTTCCTGCGTGTGCGGAACTCGGAGTCGGCTTCGTCCCCTACAGCCCGCTCGGACGCGGATTCCTCACCGGCACGCTCACGAAGGAGCAGGTGGCGAGCGATTTCCGCAGTCAGACGGCGCGCATGGGCGAAGGCTGGGACGCTAATCAGAAGGCGCTCACCGCGCTCGCCGACGTCGCCGCTGAAACAGGTGCCTCGCACGCGCAGGTCGCTCTGGCATGGCTGCGCGCGAAGGGAGAGCAGTACGGGCTCTCGGTCGTGCCCATCCCGGGCTCGCGGAAGTCTTCGCGGATGATCGAGAACCTCGGCTGCGTCGACGTCCACCTCACGGCGACGCAGATCGAGGCGCTCGACGGCATCGCAGCCGCGGTGAGCGGCGGCCGCAACATCGTCCCCAACCCCGAGTGGATCAGCGGCGGCCGGGAGTAG
- a CDS encoding MerR family transcriptional regulator, which produces MTETAKLAPEFGTGAAQEKLTVAQAAELLGLSAHTIRYYERAGLIAVPRDSAGNRAYGDKELRRLEFLRRMRASGMPMSTLGHYIDLVDEGEDTIPARLALMHTHRERIAGQLRELRAALAATDYKIATYGGTLDGQCDTAAAPNSDDFLPDLDNLFRENK; this is translated from the coding sequence ATGACCGAGACAGCCAAGCTCGCACCCGAGTTCGGAACCGGCGCTGCGCAGGAAAAACTCACCGTCGCGCAGGCCGCCGAGCTCCTCGGGCTCAGCGCCCACACGATCCGCTACTACGAACGCGCGGGCCTCATCGCGGTACCTCGGGATTCCGCGGGCAACCGTGCCTACGGCGACAAGGAGCTGCGTCGCCTGGAGTTCCTGCGAAGGATGCGGGCCTCCGGGATGCCGATGAGCACGCTCGGTCACTACATCGATCTCGTCGACGAGGGCGAGGACACGATCCCGGCGCGGCTGGCTCTCATGCACACCCACCGCGAACGCATCGCCGGGCAGCTGCGCGAATTGCGCGCGGCGCTGGCGGCAACCGACTACAAAATCGCCACCTACGGCGGCACCCTCGACGGCCAATGCGATACCGCAGCCGCCCCGAACAGCGACGATTTCCTTCCCGATCTAGACAACCTCTTCAGGGAGAACAAGTGA
- a CDS encoding DUF3152 domain-containing protein codes for MISRSAHSAAVARRFLAAGALAAAVAGAAAGCSADGGAEGTGGGMTSKEATAQAAAQSGAEATGEIARPTSSSGASTTSSSETPTPTPTEVPYEGTGEWEYALEASAPQGDGAPFAIAVRVEKGLPVEIDDTADFVMATLRDERGWQDLDGVAFELVSDESQADALVSVASPQTTDQICSGLTTNGYTSCREGNQVALNANRWLGATEDFDDLTVYRQYVINHEVGHALGHAHEYCPAPGSPAPLMQQQTLGLQGCTVNPWPSVA; via the coding sequence GTGATTTCTCGCTCCGCGCACTCCGCCGCAGTCGCCCGCCGATTCCTCGCCGCCGGCGCGCTGGCCGCAGCCGTCGCGGGCGCGGCCGCCGGGTGCAGCGCGGACGGCGGCGCAGAGGGAACCGGCGGCGGTATGACGTCGAAGGAGGCAACCGCGCAGGCGGCCGCGCAGTCGGGTGCGGAGGCCACGGGGGAGATCGCACGTCCGACGTCATCCAGCGGGGCGTCCACCACGAGCTCGAGCGAGACCCCCACGCCGACCCCGACCGAGGTGCCCTACGAGGGCACGGGCGAGTGGGAATATGCGCTGGAGGCGTCGGCGCCGCAGGGCGACGGGGCGCCGTTCGCGATCGCGGTGCGCGTGGAGAAGGGACTGCCGGTCGAGATCGACGACACCGCCGATTTCGTGATGGCGACGCTGCGCGACGAGCGCGGATGGCAGGACCTCGACGGCGTGGCGTTCGAGCTTGTCAGTGATGAGTCGCAGGCCGATGCGCTGGTGAGCGTCGCGAGCCCGCAGACCACGGACCAGATCTGTTCGGGGCTGACGACGAACGGCTACACCTCGTGCCGGGAGGGCAATCAGGTCGCGCTCAACGCGAACCGGTGGCTCGGCGCGACCGAGGATTTCGACGACCTCACGGTGTACCGGCAGTACGTGATCAACCACGAGGTCGGGCACGCGTTGGGGCATGCCCACGAGTATTGCCCCGCGCCGGGTTCGCCAGCGCCGCTCATGCAACAGCAGACGCTCGGGCTGCAGGGGTGCACGGTGAATCCGTGGCCCTCGGTGGCTTAG